Genomic segment of Phreatobacter oligotrophus:
CGTCGTGCTGGATGACCTCCAGCAGCCGCGCCCGCGACGTGTCGGTCTTGGCGAGCGGCAGGGTCTCCACCGCCGAGCGCAGCGAGGTCAGCGGGTTCTTCAGCTCGTGGGCGACATCGGCGGCGAAGCGCTCGATCGCCTCGATCCGGGCATAGAGCGCATCGGTCATGTCGCGCAGCGAACGGGACAGGTGGCCGATCTCGTCGCGGCGCTGGCTGAAATCCGGGATCTCCTCGCGGGAGCGGTGGCGGCGGCGCACCTGGTCGGCACCCTCGGCGAGCTTGCGCACGGGGCCGGCAATGGTGCGGGCCATCAGCACCGAGAGCAGCATCATCACCAGCGCGGCGACGAGGAAGACGCGCAGCACCTGGAAGCGCTCGGCATCCAGCACCTCGTCGATCTCGCCGCCCTGGGTGTTGAGCAGCAGCACGCCCAGCACGCCGCGGAAGCGCTGCACGGGGATCGCCACCGAGACGATCAGCTCGCCCTGGTCGTTCACCCGGACCATGCTGACCTTCTGGCCGTTCAGCGCCTGCGCCACTTCCGGATAGGAGCGGCCGTTGCGCATGCCGAGGTCGCGGTAGATCGGGAAATTGCCGCCGCCACGCAGGAAGCGGCGGACCTCGTTCCACCACTTCTCATAGAAGGGCGGCTTGCTGCCGATGGGCGGCAGGTCGAGCGTCTGGATGTCGCCGCGGCCATAGAGGTTGCGGCTGTCGAGGATGAGATTGCCCTCGCGGTCATAGATGCGCGCCTGGGTCTCGGTCGGGCCGGTGAGCCGGCGCAGCACGGGCGCCACGCGCTCGGGGTTGATCGGGAACTCCAGCAGCGCCGAGGGATCATCCACCGCCGAGGCCGCGCCGCCGAGCTGCAGCTCGAACAGCTTGTCGGGGTCGATGGGGATGACAGGCCCCTCCACCGAGGTGGAGGCGGCGATCGCACCCGCGATGATCTCGCCCTGGACGAGCAGGCTCTGCGCCCGCGACTCGATGAGTCCTTGCCGGAACTGCGACAGCCAGAGGATGCCGGAGACGAGCGCGACGAGGCCCACGAGGTTCAAAAGGACGATGCGGCGCGTCAGGCTGGAGAACGAGCGGTTGACCACCGCCCGTGCCGCCCGCGCCATCACCCGGCCGAAGCGCGACCATGGGCGGATCGGCCGCGCGGGATGCGCGGAGGCCGCGCCCGCCTCGGCAATGTCGTCCTGGGTCCGGTCCAGCATGGTCTGCGCCAGAGGCCGCCTTGCGGGACCTCACTCCTTGAAGCGGTAGCCGACGCCGTAGAGGGTCTCGATCATCTCGAAGTCGTCATCGACAACCTTGAACTTCTTGCGCAGCCGCTTGATGTGGCTGTCGATGGTGCGGTCGTCGACATAGACCTGATCGTCATAGGCCGCGTCCATCAGCGCGTTGCGGCTCTTCACCACGCCCGGGCGCTGGGCGAGCGCCTGCAGGATGAGGAACTCGGTGACGGTGAGCGTCACCGGATGGCCGTCCCAGGTGCAGGTGTGGCGCTCGGGGTCCATGCGCAGCTTGCCGCGCTCCAGCACCTTGGCGTCGGACTTGGCCTCGGCGGCCGGGTCCTTGGCGGCGGCGCGGCGCAGCACGGCCTTGACGCGCTCGACCAGCAGGCGCTGCGAGAACGGCTTCCGGATGAAATCGTCGGCGCCCATCTTCAGGCCGAAGAGTTCGTCGATCTCCTCGTCCTTGGAGGTGAGGAAGATCACCGGCATGTCGGTCTTCTGGCGCAGGCGGCGCAGCAGCTCCATGCCGTCCATGCGCGGCATCTTGATGTCGAGGATCGCCAGGTCCGGCGGCGACTGCTTGAAGCCGTCGAGGGCCGAGGCGCCGTCATTGTAGGTGACGATGCGATAGCCTTCGGCTTCGAGCGCGATGGCGACCGAGGTCAGGATGTTCCGGTCGTCGTCGACGAGAGCGATGGTCGGCATGATGGTCCTTGAAGGGAGGAAACGAGCGGCCTCGCCCGTTCCAAAAGCGCCAAGCGTGGCAAAAATGCGACTCGCGCGAGAATAATGCGTCCGCGGCCCGCTGTCATGGCGCAAATCAGGCGCGGCGGAACGCCTCAAGGGTGAGCGCCGCGACGGCGTCATGCACCGCCCGCCGGTCGATACCGGGCGGATCGACGAACAACTCCGGTAACATGCGACGACCGAGCTTCGTTCCTTCGCAGAGGAAGGGATAATGCGCCACCGCCGCCCCGAGGCTGTGCAGCCGGCAATCCGGGATGAGCCGCGACAGCCAGAGCGCGCAGGCCTCCCACGGCGCCTCGTCATCCGCCTCGCCGGAGATGATGGTGACCGCGACATCGCCCATGGCGGTGAGGCTCGCCTCGCGGAAGCCGCGCACCGGGGGCGCCGGAGCAAGGGCCGCCACCGCCCTGACGCGATGATCGCGGAGATCGGCGGATTGCCGCTCCCAGGCTGCCCGGAAGGGCGCACTGGTGGTCAACAGAGGCTCGATCTGCGCGGCAATGTCCGGGAACTCGCGCGGGCCCTTCACGAAGGGCTGCTCGGCCGCCCAATCGCGGAACAGCGCCATCTCGGTCACGGCCCCGGCGAGTGCCAGCACCGTGTAGCCGCCGATCGAGAAGCCGGCGGCGGTGACGTCGGCAAGGTCGAGGTGGCCGGCGAAGGGACCCTCGGCCGCGAGCCGGTCGAGCAGCACCGTGAGGTCCCGCGGCCTGTCCCACCAGGCGAGGAAAGCCTCGGGCCGGTAAGGCTCGGCGGCGGTGTTGCCGTGATGGTCGACACCAATGACGACATGGCCCGCAGCCGCGAGCCGGCAAGCCAGCCAGCCAAGGCTCGCCGCCGTCCCGCCCGTGCCGTGTGAGAGCAGGACGACCGGCCAGGCGCCGCGCGCCGCGCTGAGCGGCGCATCGGCCGCCACCGCGCCCATGACGAAGAGCGCCGCCGCCGGGGGCACGCCGAAGGGCATGGCCTCCGCCCCCCCGGCCGCCGGGTACCAGGCCGACCAGGCGAGCGGCCGCGGTCCCTCGCCCGACCAGGCCGGGCGCTCGGCGTCATGCAGAAGACCGGTCTGGAAACCGACGGCAAACATCACGGGGTCCGGATGAACGAAGGGCCGGACGTTGCGGTCCGGCCCTTGGCGTGATCTGCGGTGCGAAGCGTCTTACTTCGGGATATCGACCGGGCTGTCCGACTGCTCGCGCAGATAGGCGAGGAGGTCGGCGCGCTGCTGCTCGGAGCGGATGCCGGCGAAGGCCATCGACGTGCCGGGGACGGCGCCGCGCGGATTGGTGATGAAGGCGTAGATGGCCTCGAGCGACCACGGCTCGGCGGCCTTGGCCTTCATGCCGGCGGAGTAGTTGAAGCCGGGATGGACGCCATGGTTGCGGCCGACGACGCCATAGAGGTTCGGACCCGCGCCGTTGGCGCCGCCCTTGTTGATCGTGTGGCAAGTGGCGCACTGGCGGAACACGGCGGCGCCGTTCGCGGCATTGGCGGATGCGAAGACCTCGGCCATCGACTTGGTCGGCGCGGCAGCGGCGGGCGCGGCCTGCTGGCCGGCCGGCGGGGCGACCGCGACCTCATAGCCGGGTTTCGCCGGGGCTTTGACTTTGAACAGTTCGTTCGCGAGCAGGCTACCACCGAGAGTGCCCGTGCCAACCAGCAGCAGGGCCATCATGACCTTGTTGACTTCCAATCCGTCCATCGGGACCAGCTCCAGCGATCGGCGGCGCGTCTGACAATGGGCGTTGGGGGACGCTCCGGGTAGGCCTGCCGATTTGGCGCGGACACTATCCAATTTGCGCCCCGCGAGGCAACCCGTATATGCACGGCTCTCTCATGCTACTTTTTGCCGCCTCCAAAGCGGCATTTCCGCTCGCTTTCGGCCCGCCATGACCGCCTCGCTCGTTCTCATTCCCGCCCGCATGAGCGCCTCGCGCCTGCCCGGCAAGCCGCTCGCCGACATCGCGGGCACGCCGATGATCGTCCATGTGCTGCGCCGGGCGGAAGCCGCGAATCTCGGCCCCGTGGTGGTCGCGACCGATTCCCCGGAGATCGAGGCGGCGGTCAAAGCCGCCGGTGGCCGCGCCGTCATGACCCGCGCCGACCACCCGACCGGCTCCGACCGCATCCAGGAGGCGGCGGACCTGGTCGACCCCGGCCGCGCCTATGACCGCATCGTCAACGTCCAGGGCGACCTGCCGACCATCGAGCCCGGCGTGGTGCGCGCCGCCGCCGACCTGCTCGACGATCCGGCGGTCGATATCGGCACGCTCACGGCGGTGATCACCCGCCACGAGGAGATCACCAATCCCAACGTGGTGAAGGTGGTCGGCACGCCGCTCTCGCCGACGCGCCTGCGCGCCCTCTATTTCACCCGCGCCACGGCCCCGACCGGCGACGGGCCGCTCTACCATCACATCGGCCTCTATGCGTATCGCCGCGCCGCCCTCGAACGCTTCGTGCGACTGCCGCCCGCGCCACTGGAGACGCGCGAGCGGCTGGAGCAGCTTCGCGCGCTCGAGAACGGCATGCGCATCGACGTTGCGGTGGTCGAGGCCGTGCCGCTGGGCGTCGACACCCCGGCCGATCTCGAACGCGCCCGCGCCCTCATCGCCAAAGCCTGATCCATTCGCTAAACAGTGCGCCCCACCGGAGTGACGCGTCCATGATCCTCGCGCCCAAGCGCATCGCCTTCCAGGGCGAACTCAGCGCCTTCTCGCATCAGGCGGCCAATGCGGTCTTTCCGCAGGCCGAGGTCATGCCCTGCCCGAGCTTCGAGGATGCCTTCGCCGCCATCCAGAACGGCGATGCCGATCTCGGCATGATCCCGATCGAGAACTCGATCGCCGGCCGCGTCGGTGACGTGCATCACCTGCTGCCCACCGCCGGCCTCAACATCATCGGCGAGTTCTTCCTGCCCATCCGCTTCCAGCTGATGGCGGTGAAGGGGGCTTCCCTCGGCACGATCAAGACGGCGCGCAGCCACATCATGGGCCTCGGCCAGTGCCGGCAGATCATCCGCAAGCTCGGCCTCAAACCCATCGTCGCGGCCGACACCGCGGGCTCGGCCCGCGAGGTCGCCGAGGCCAATGACCCGAGCCAGGCCGCCATCGCCCCGCGCCTCGCCGCGGAGGTCTATGGCCTCGACATCCTCGCCGAGGACATTGAGGACGCCGCCAACAACACCACCCGCTTCGTCATCCTGTCGCGCCAGAAGATCTGGGCGGCGCCGGGCCAGAACTGCCTGACGAGCTTCGTCTTCCAGGTGCGCAACGTGCCGGCGGCGCTCTACAAGGCCATGGGCGGCTTTGCCACCAACGGCGTCAACATGACGAAGCTGGAGAGCCACATGATCGGCGGCCGCTTCGTCGCCACCCGCTTCTATGCGGAGATCGAGGGCCATCCCGACGACCGCAACGTCAAGCTGGCGCTGGAGGAACTCGCCTTCTTCGCCAAGGAACTGACCATCCTCGGCGTCTACCCCCAGCATCCCTGGCGGAACGAGGTCGAGAAGACCGTGGCGGAGTGAGCCATGGCCATCCGGCGCGCGACGGCGGCGGATGCGGAGGCCATCGCGGCGATCCATGTCGCGGCCTATGACGAAACCTATCGCGGCCTCGCGCCGCCGGAGGTCTTCGAGGGCCTGAACCTCGAGCGCCGCACGGCCCAGTGGCGGCGCTTCTTCGCCGAACCGCCGCCTGATGCCACGGCCTTCCTCATCGAGCAGGACGGCGAGCCGGCTGGCTTCGGCTCCAACGGCATCGACCGGAGTGGCCCCTCCCCCATCGGCTGGATCAAGGCGGTCTACCTCCTGAAACGCGCCCAGGGCCGCGGCCTCGGCCTCGCCATGATGGCGACCCTCGCCGAGGACCTCGCCGCGAAGGGCGTGAGCGAGGTCCGGCTCGACGTGGCGGTCGGCAACGACCATGCGGAGGCCTTCTACCAGCAGCTCGGTGGCGCGCTCCTCTCCAGCCAGGTCGATCCCGGCCCGATCTGGAAATCGCCGACACGCACCTATGGCTGGACCGATGCGGCGGCGCTCGCCGGCGCGGCGAGCCGGGCGGCGCGCCATGGCTGACAATCCGAAGGCCGGCACGCCGCTCCCCGCCGAGTCCCTGGCGCTCGCCATCGCGCTGGCCGACACCGGCGACCTCGGCGATGCCGGCGCCACGCTCGGCATCGGCAAGCGCACGGCCGCAGCGCGCATCGCCCAGCTCGAACGCGAGATCGGCGTCGTCCTCTTCGACCATGGCGGCAAGGCTGTGAGCCTCACCCGGGCCGGCGAGGTCTTCATCGCCGAGGCACGGCTGTCCCTCGCCGCGGCGGCCCGCGCCGCCCGTCTCGCCCGCGACGTGGCGGAGCGCGCCGAGGCCATCGGCATCGGCGTCACCGACGATGCCATGCTCGGGCCCTTGGCGGAGCTCTTTGCCGATCCCGCCTGGATCGAGGCCGGCTTCCAGCCGCGGCTCCTTCACGCGCCGCTCGATGCCCAGATGGCGGCCCTGGCCGAGGGCGAGGTCGTGCTGGTCTTCGCAGCGCCACCCCTGCCGGCCCATCCGCGCATCCAGCACCGCCAGGTTGCGACCTCCCGGTGGTCCGCCGTGGTGCCGGATGCCGAGGCGCGGCTGAGGAAGACGGCGAGCCTCTCCAACCTCGCCCGCAAGCCCCTCGTGACGCTGGAAAGCGAGCGCGCGGCCCTCGCCCATGACGGCGTTCTGGCGGCCCTCCAGGCGACCGGCACCCTGCCCCATGTCGCGCAGGTGGCGGAGAACTGGGCCGGCGTCATCGCCATGGTGGCGCTCGGCCTCGGCTCGGCGCTGGTGCCGTCCATCGTGGCAAAGCGCGTCGCTGTCGCGGGGGCCACGGTGCTGCCGCTGGTCGAGGCCGAGGACCTGCCGCCCTGGACGATCAGTTGCCTCTGGCTGCCCCAGCCCACCGGCACCGCCGCGGCCGAGGCCATCACGCTGGTGAAGACGCGGCTCAAGTAAACAGGCAGACGTCTGTCAAGGCTTGGACCGAAGGGACCGCGCGTGACATCAGTGCGTCCTTCGAGGCTCGCCATAGCATCGAGCGAACGCGAGATGCGTTCGCTTCTCGCTATGGGCTCGCACCTCAGGATGAGGACGGTTGGAGCCTGTCAAAAGTAAAGCGGGCGCGGACCGTCGATAGCCCTGCAGGTCACCAGCCTCCTCATCCTGAGGTGCGAGCGGCCGCGAGCCTCGAAGGACGCACTTGTCCGATGCAGGGCATGGTCCAGGAGTCCGCCAGAAACGGACTCAGCCCGTCTTGCCGTCCACGAAGGCCCGGATGAGGTGATGGGCGATGGCGAGCGGCGGCGGGCAGGAGAGCCGCGCCGGATGCTGCTTGGCGAGCATCAGCCAGCAATCCTCGCGGCTGAACCAGCGTGCGTCCTCGAGCTCTTCCGTGTCGATCTCGATGTCGCGGCTCGTCGCCTCGGCGAGGCAGCCGATCATCAGCGAGGCCGGGAAGGGCCAGGGCTGGTCGCAGAGATAGGTGACCTTGCCGATATGGACGCCGGCCTCCTCCATGATTTCCCGGCGCACCGCATCGGCCACCGTCTCGCCCGGCTCGAGGAAGCCGGCGAGCGCCGAATACATGCCCGGCGGGAAGCGACGCTGGCGGCCCATG
This window contains:
- a CDS encoding stimulus-sensing domain-containing protein; the protein is MLDRTQDDIAEAGAASAHPARPIRPWSRFGRVMARAARAVVNRSFSSLTRRIVLLNLVGLVALVSGILWLSQFRQGLIESRAQSLLVQGEIIAGAIAASTSVEGPVIPIDPDKLFELQLGGAASAVDDPSALLEFPINPERVAPVLRRLTGPTETQARIYDREGNLILDSRNLYGRGDIQTLDLPPIGSKPPFYEKWWNEVRRFLRGGGNFPIYRDLGMRNGRSYPEVAQALNGQKVSMVRVNDQGELIVSVAIPVQRFRGVLGVLLLNTQGGEIDEVLDAERFQVLRVFLVAALVMMLLSVLMARTIAGPVRKLAEGADQVRRRHRSREEIPDFSQRRDEIGHLSRSLRDMTDALYARIEAIERFAADVAHELKNPLTSLRSAVETLPLAKTDTSRARLLEVIQHDVKRLDRLITDISDASRLDAELQRQESTRVDLTKLLGTLVTIANEVRKDGEASVRLAFEGGKAGEFIVPGHDSRISQVVTNLIDNARSFSPRDGEVRVTAKKLKGIVEIVVEDDGPGIREDALQRIFERFYTDRPHQDYGQNSGLGLSISKQIIEAHGGKIWAENRPGRLDEEGEPIPAGARFVVRLPAA
- a CDS encoding response regulator transcription factor, whose product is MPTIALVDDDRNILTSVAIALEAEGYRIVTYNDGASALDGFKQSPPDLAILDIKMPRMDGMELLRRLRQKTDMPVIFLTSKDEEIDELFGLKMGADDFIRKPFSQRLLVERVKAVLRRAAAKDPAAEAKSDAKVLERGKLRMDPERHTCTWDGHPVTLTVTEFLILQALAQRPGVVKSRNALMDAAYDDQVYVDDRTIDSHIKRLRKKFKVVDDDFEMIETLYGVGYRFKE
- a CDS encoding alpha/beta hydrolase family protein, with translation MFAVGFQTGLLHDAERPAWSGEGPRPLAWSAWYPAAGGAEAMPFGVPPAAALFVMGAVAADAPLSAARGAWPVVLLSHGTGGTAASLGWLACRLAAAGHVVIGVDHHGNTAAEPYRPEAFLAWWDRPRDLTVLLDRLAAEGPFAGHLDLADVTAAGFSIGGYTVLALAGAVTEMALFRDWAAEQPFVKGPREFPDIAAQIEPLLTTSAPFRAAWERQSADLRDHRVRAVAALAPAPPVRGFREASLTAMGDVAVTIISGEADDEAPWEACALWLSRLIPDCRLHSLGAAVAHYPFLCEGTKLGRRMLPELFVDPPGIDRRAVHDAVAALTLEAFRRA
- a CDS encoding c-type cytochrome is translated as MDGLEVNKVMMALLLVGTGTLGGSLLANELFKVKAPAKPGYEVAVAPPAGQQAAPAAAAPTKSMAEVFASANAANGAAVFRQCATCHTINKGGANGAGPNLYGVVGRNHGVHPGFNYSAGMKAKAAEPWSLEAIYAFITNPRGAVPGTSMAFAGIRSEQQRADLLAYLREQSDSPVDIPK
- a CDS encoding 3-deoxy-manno-octulosonate cytidylyltransferase codes for the protein MTASLVLIPARMSASRLPGKPLADIAGTPMIVHVLRRAEAANLGPVVVATDSPEIEAAVKAAGGRAVMTRADHPTGSDRIQEAADLVDPGRAYDRIVNVQGDLPTIEPGVVRAAADLLDDPAVDIGTLTAVITRHEEITNPNVVKVVGTPLSPTRLRALYFTRATAPTGDGPLYHHIGLYAYRRAALERFVRLPPAPLETRERLEQLRALENGMRIDVAVVEAVPLGVDTPADLERARALIAKA
- a CDS encoding prephenate dehydratase translates to MILAPKRIAFQGELSAFSHQAANAVFPQAEVMPCPSFEDAFAAIQNGDADLGMIPIENSIAGRVGDVHHLLPTAGLNIIGEFFLPIRFQLMAVKGASLGTIKTARSHIMGLGQCRQIIRKLGLKPIVAADTAGSAREVAEANDPSQAAIAPRLAAEVYGLDILAEDIEDAANNTTRFVILSRQKIWAAPGQNCLTSFVFQVRNVPAALYKAMGGFATNGVNMTKLESHMIGGRFVATRFYAEIEGHPDDRNVKLALEELAFFAKELTILGVYPQHPWRNEVEKTVAE
- a CDS encoding GNAT family N-acetyltransferase, which gives rise to MAIRRATAADAEAIAAIHVAAYDETYRGLAPPEVFEGLNLERRTAQWRRFFAEPPPDATAFLIEQDGEPAGFGSNGIDRSGPSPIGWIKAVYLLKRAQGRGLGLAMMATLAEDLAAKGVSEVRLDVAVGNDHAEAFYQQLGGALLSSQVDPGPIWKSPTRTYGWTDAAALAGAASRAARHG
- a CDS encoding LysR family transcriptional regulator, with product MADNPKAGTPLPAESLALAIALADTGDLGDAGATLGIGKRTAAARIAQLEREIGVVLFDHGGKAVSLTRAGEVFIAEARLSLAAAARAARLARDVAERAEAIGIGVTDDAMLGPLAELFADPAWIEAGFQPRLLHAPLDAQMAALAEGEVVLVFAAPPLPAHPRIQHRQVATSRWSAVVPDAEARLRKTASLSNLARKPLVTLESERAALAHDGVLAALQATGTLPHVAQVAENWAGVIAMVALGLGSALVPSIVAKRVAVAGATVLPLVEAEDLPPWTISCLWLPQPTGTAAAEAITLVKTRLK